cttttaatttcatggctgtggttaccatctgcagtgattttggagcccaagaaaatacaatctgttactgtttccacttttcccccttctatttgctgtgaaatgatgggactggatgccatgatcctagtttttcaaatgttgagtttctCTGATGACaacagaattaaattagaaatgaataacATACAGATTTTTGgaaatttaataacatgtattGATTAACTCATAGgtcaaagaaaaaccaaaatggagattataaagtattttgcactggataaaaatgaaagcaaaacataTCAGTATTATGGGTTGCCACTAAAGCAGCACTTGGgaaatttaaattagaaaataataagacTTGGTATTACTGATCTCAGCTCCCACCTTAGGAAAGTGCAAAAAGAAAGAGTGAAGTAATCCAAGTAAGCagcataaaagaaataataaagacagagcagaaaaaaatgagctagaaaaccaaaaacaatagagaaaataaacaaaaccaaaaactagTTCTTCAAGAAGATCAAGAGAATTAAACTTCTAGCCAGACTACTCAAGGAAATAGAGATGGCGAGAGGAGAGAGAACATTATTTACCAAAACCTGGAATAAGAGAGGTAACATCACTACAAATTCTATAGGTATTTAAAATACAATAGTCAAACTCTATGTTTAATGTTAAACTGCTCACAGTTTTTAAAgccttccttttccctcttccccttctgaTCGAAATCTGGAAAAGTTGATAAGCAAACCTAAGTGCTTCCTTCTTTGGCACCTGCAGGATTTCAAACCACATAAGCCCAGCTTAGCTGTAGGAACCTTCCACAGCTCATAACCACCATAAAAATTCCAAACCAATCTGCTTTCTCTGCTCTTTAAAGCTATTTCAGACCCGGTTGGAAGctgccctgctctcctccagaAAGCTTCATTATGTAATAGCCCTTTTCATCACATCTTTGTGTGGTGACATCATCACTCTTCAGGTTTCTGAGGAGTGGCTCCAACAGATAATAAGGGACAACTGCAAACAATTTTATGGCAATAAATTTGACAATTTAGATTAAATTCTGTGAAAGACacaaatgatcaaaattctcccagAAGAAATGTTATAATAGCCATTTATCTGTTAAAGAAGTTAAATTTGTAGTTAAAAACTTGCTTGCATTAAAAACTCCAAGCCCATATAGGTTTGTTAATGATTtgaccaaacatttaaggaagaagcAATAACAAATATACACAAACttccagaaaattaaagaaatgggaatttgTCCCAACTCTTTCTATAGGACCAGGGTTATCCTGAAGTCAGAACCAGGCAAAGAAAATTACATCCAATATCTTTTATGAACACTGAtgtaataattcatttaaaaattttgtagatcatatccaaaaatatacaagagGCCTAATACATTACAAGCAAAAGGGGCTTTATCTCCAGAATACAGTgctaacattcaaaaatcaatgtaGTCCActataataacaaaagaaaaatgaaaaatcatacgATTTCAGTAGACAGAATACTTTTTTGAAAGAATTCAATATTAATTTGATAAAACTAAGCAATCTAGTAATATCTCAGATGCTCTGGTTCTCAGAGGCCAAACTGATTGTCCAAAAACTtaattcagttctgacactaacCATCTGTAGTTCATACAGACCTCACCAGTTAAGGGCTATGCTATAAGACTGCCCTCACTTCAGATTCCAGTCACAAGTCTGAAGTTGCCACCTGTACTTCTGACTAACTGGCTATAAACTTGGGTTTCCTACAACCCCATTTTCAGGTTGATGATTCATTAGAATGATTCACAGATCTCAGGAAAGCACTTTACTGCTTTTACCTCTTTATTATAAGGATATAAATCAGCAACAGCTAAACAGAAAAGATACACAGGGCAAGGTAAGAGCTGTGGGGTATTTAGAGGGGTAGCTTGCATGAGTTCTCCGTGTGGTCCTGTCCTCCCAACATAACAAAGTGTTCACCACCTGGAAGCTCCCTGAACCCTTTCTAAAGGGGTTTTTGTGGAGATTCCATTAtgtagggctgctgctgctgctgctgctaagtcacttcagtcgtgtctgactctgtgcgaccccatagacggcagcccaccagccttctctgtccacggaattctccaggcaagaatactggagtgggttgccatttccttccccaattatGTAGGGCATGAATGAtcaaatcattggccattggtgactgAACTCAATCTCTAATCCCTCTCCTCTTTTCAGAGTTTTATACCGCCAGTTGAGAGCAGAGCTGAAACCCAGAGTTTGAGGGTAGGGCTAAAACCCAGAGATTGAGGGTAGGGCTGACAGTTCCAACTCTTTAGTCATGTTTGGTCTTTCTGGCAACCAGGATCCATCCTGAAGCTATCTAGGGACCCACCAAGAGTCACGTAATTAGTATAAtctcatatatttttgaaaagggCTTATTATGAATAACAAAATCTATACCTATCACTCAGGAAATGCCAAGAATTTTATGAGCTTTGTACCAGGAACCAGGGACAAAGGCCATATATTTCCCATTATACCACAACATAGAAGATAATAAAAGGCATCTGTGAAAACCTGCAACTAACATCATGCTTAATCTtgcaacactgaatattcacccCCAACaagatcagaaataagacaatGATGTTGTTCTCATCACTGCAATTTAACATGGTACTGGAGTTCTAACCAGTACAACTAGGcaagaaaaattaaagcattcagataggaaaggaagaagcaaaacaatATAActattgctgagagaaattaagagGATCTATTAGCAAATAAATGGCGGAATATATACTCTTCATGCATAGCAAAACTCAATGTTATTGACATGTCAGTTCTACCCAAATACTTCAGCAGATTTCATGCAATCACAATTAACATCccagcatacttttttttttaatgactgggtGATTCTAAAGCTCATGTGGAAAAGTAAAGGTTatagaataaccaaaacaatttGAAATAAAGTTGTAGGGTTAACTCTACCTGAATTCAACAATTAATCTAAAACTCTGGTAATCCAAAGagcatggtattggcataaagacagacaaataaaacaatggaacaaaataaagaatCCAGAAACAAATCTGTACACAAATAGAACCTGAGTTTTGACAAAACTGCAAAAGCAGTACAGTGGAGAAAGACtagcctcttcaacaaatggtactggaacaaTTGAAATTTTGTATGGAGCAATagcaacaaagaaagaaagaaaaggaaggaaaagaaaaacaaaacttcatcCATCCTTCACACTATATGCAAAAATTAATCCTACATAGACAgtagacctatatatatatataactaaaaccACACAATgtgtagaagaaaacataggagaaaaatatctctgtaaaaatatatctgataaaagataaagaatatataaagaactctcaaaactcaacaataagaaaacaaacagcttggggacttccctggcagtccaggggttaagactccacgttcccaatACAAGgagcacaagttcaatccctggtcagggaactaagatcctgcatggctcagagtgtggccaaaaaaaaaaaaaagaaaaaagaaaagaaaacaaacaaatcaattaaaataggcaaaatattAGCATAGACTTTTCACCAAATGAGCTATGCAGATAGCAAACAGtatatgaaaagattctcagttattagggaaatgcaaatgaaaaccacaatgagatacagcTACACATCTATCCGAAATGATAGATCAAGTGTTTGTGTGGATGTAGGGGACTCTTGGTaaggaactctcatacactgctgctgggaatgtaaaatagtacaaacactttggaaaacaatttggtaattttttaaaaagttaaataactggTTCAGCTCTTCCTCTTCTAGGTTTCAaaacccaagagaaaagaaaatatattaaagtaattgcagttttgcattgttgaaatttgctgtttgatattggaatacattcttaaataaatgtggtcattttatacatcattttaaatatcaataacctcagatatgcagatgacaccaaccttatggcagaaagtgaagaggaactaaaaagcctcttgatgaaagtgaaagtggaaagtgaaaaagttggcttaaagctcaacattcagaaaactaagatcatggcgtccggtcctatcacttcatgggaaatagatggagaaacagtggaaacagtgtcagactttatttttttgggctccaaaatcactgcagatggtgactgcagccatgaaattaaaagacgcttactccttggaagcaaagttatgaccaacctagacagcatattcaaaagcagagatgttactttgccaacaaaggtccgtctagtcaaggctatggtttttcctgtggtcatgtatggatgtgagagttggactgtgaagaaggctgagcgctgaagaattgatgcttttgaactgtggtattggagaagactcttgagagtcccttggactgcaaggagatccaaccagtccattctaaaggagatcagccctgggatttctttggaaggaatgatgctaaagctgaaactccagtactttggccacctcatgcgaagagctgactcattggaaaagactctgatgctgggagggattgtgggcaggaggagaaggggacaacagaggatgagatggctggatggcattactgactcgatggacgtgagtctgagtgaactctgggagctggtgatggacagggaggcctggcgtgctgcgattcatggggtcacaaagagtcggacatgactgtgtgactgaactgaactgaactgaatgcagacctaaatcaaatcccttacaattatacagtggaagtgacaaatagattcaagggattagatctgatagacacagtgcctgaagaactatagacggaggttcatgacattgtacaggaggcagtgatcaagaccatacccaagaaaaagaaatgcaaaaacgcaaaatggttgtctgaggaggtcttacaaatagctgagaaaacaagagaagctaaaggcaaaggagaaaaggaaagatatacccatttgattcttcagtgatcagtgcaaagaaatagaggaaaacaatagaatgggaaagactagggatctcttgaagaaaattagagataccaagggaacatttcatgaaaagatgggcacaataaaggacagaaatggtagggacctaacagaagcagatgatattaagaagaggtggccagaatacacagaagaactatacaaaaaagatcttcatgacccagataaccacaatggtgtgatcactcacctagagccagatattctggaatgcgaagtcaagtgggccttagaaagcaccactatgaacaaagctagtggaggtgatggaattccaattgagctatttcaaatcctaaaaaataatgctgtgaaagtgctgtactcaatatgctaccacatttgaaaaactcagcagtggacacaggactggaaaaggtcagttttcattccaatccctaagaagggcaatgccaaagaatgctcaaactaccgcacaattgcactcatctcacacgctagcaaagtaatgctcaaaattctccaagccaggcttcaacagtatgtgaactatgaactttcagatgttctagctggatttagaaaaggcagatgaaccagagatcaaattgccaacatccgctgaatcatcaaaaaaaacaagagagttccagaaaaacatctacttctgctttactgactatgccaaagcctttgactgtgtgcatcacaacaaactgtggaaaattcttaatgcaatgggaataccagacgaacacctgacctgcctcctgagaaatctgtatgcaggtcaagaagcaatagttagaactggacgtggaacagactggttctaaatcgggaaaagagtatgtcaaggctgtatattgtcaccctgcttattgtaCTATTATATTGTACTATTGGGAGCCATGGTGACATATATGAGACCTATAGAAGCATTTATCAATAGAATGGAAGAATCTCTTCATCCCATGGAAGATGAATTTGTTAAGTGCCTACTACATGCTGGTCTGGTGTTAGGCACTATATGTCCATCATCTCATTTAGTTCTCTTCAGCACCCATGATCTCCTTTCCTCAAGGCAGGAATCTAAGATGCAGGACTATTCAGATGTAAGGGCCACAAGCACACCTAGGGGCTGCCTGGCCTCACCTTCGAGTGCCTCTACAACTGTTTCCCCTACACTCCTTCCCCCCGAGGGGAGACCTGATCACAGACGTGATGCAGAGCTGAGGCTGACAGGATGAGCTGCAGGACAAGCTGACCAGATGGGGAAGGGCACTGTAGGTCATGGAGAGTCCAGAGTAAGAGACCTTGACTTTTTCTAGCAAGATCACAATGGATGGTTTGTGATTTCATTCCCTTCAAAATATTCAGGTAACTCCTtccacttgagtattcttttAGTAAGGGTGTATGCTTGATTGTAATAGAAATTCACAAGctgtagcttttttaaaaattagagattctatttattttttaacttaatgaaaTGGCCATAGGTAGAAAGTCAAGAATGCCAGCTTAGTGGCCCCATGATGCTCCACCCTTTTCTCTCAGCTTTGCCGTGCGTGCTCCTGTCAGCACAAGGTTACCAGGAGCCTACTCCATGGGGCATTGACCCCAGGTCCtggcaggagaaagggaaggatcaAGACTTGTCCCAGAAGCATCTGTCTACTTTTAGGCAGCTTTCCCAGAAGCCGCACCCAATAACTcagacttctgcttctgttgcatgCCTTGTCACCCCGAACTACAAGGAAAGCAGGAAATGAATGTAAGTATTTTTAGCTGCCCACACATCACTGGCTGGAAGAATCAGGGTTATTTGGTAGGAAAGAGTTGAAAAAAGGGTAGTAGGCTAGCAGCTAGCAGTGGGCATCACCCTTAAGGAATTCTTGGTTCAGTAGTGGAGAAGAGGCAATGCCATGAACCAGGTGCCCAGGCCTGAATGCTGAAGGTCTTTCCTAAGAAATGTTCATGCTGCCTCCACAGGACATGGAGAAGCTCATCAGGGAACTCTCTACCAGCGCCACTGACACACTGGCCATGATCGACGCCATCGGAGACAGCCTGCTCAGTGGCATCAAATGTCGTATTGCCACCTTGAAAAAGCAACTGCAGAGTGAGCACTGCTCCAAGCTGGAGAAGTTACAGCTGGTTGCCCGGGAACTTGAAGCCCCCCGAGAGCTTTACCAGCAGATGAAGATGCTCCTGCAGCATCATGCTAACGCAGTGCAATTTCTCCACGAGCATAAAAGGCTCAAGGGGGAGATGGAGAGACTCGTGGAGGGCAGCGTGTCCCCCCCAGTCCCCACCAAGGACACTATTTCCATCAGGCGCTATTTTCAAGAGCTCATTAGAGGAATAGACATCACTGCCTTTGCCCCGCCTGAGACTGACCAAGCACCGGCCAGCATGGCTGGGCTCCAAGAGGCCTGGCAGGCAGGCTGTGCCATGCAGGGCCGTCTGTCGCAACAAGTGCTTGAGGATATTTTGTGCAAGGCAGTGTCGGGCTCAGGGCCAAAACCAAATCAAGAGGCAAAGCTTCCTAGGAACCCATCTCATGCTTACTCAGTACAAGGAAGTGAGATTGGTTCTAGAGAATCAACCGTGTAAGGTATTATTTTGGTCTCAAGATGTCAACaacttttatcattttgtttgtaACTTGACAGTTGCTAGACTTtgcttcttaaaaagaaaattaaaaaattctacattgtggtttctcttttgattttggTCTTGTGTTGATCATCCaaagcctttttttcttcttttttaaatggaaatctgCTTTAAAAACTACTTGCCTGAAGCTCACATAGGAGGGTTTGAATCATGGGGGCTGCTAGCTTGGCAGTCGGGGTGGGTGGTGCAGGAGGTGAGTTCTTGGCACAACTGAACAGAACAGCTTTGTGTTCTGATGACTTAGTGTGCACTTTTAGCTCAGCTGAGCCTCAGATAGTAGAAAGCACAATAGCAATGACTCCCCTAGAAATGAAACCTTTGGCTAGCTCTGGACTGtggcttttgttgtttttccatcACAATAAATACAATTTGTTGAATGCTTAGGACACAAACACTACTAGCCATTCTTACGTTAATGAGTTACTTTCATtctcaaaataactgaaaaagatgGGTTTCTtgggtagctcaactggtaaagaataggtctgcaatgcagaagaccttggtttgattcctggttcgggaagatcccctggagaagggataggctaccctctccagtattcttgggcttccctgctggctcaatcggtaaagaatctgcctgcaatgtgggagacatgggttcgatccctgggctgagttgggaaaatcccctggaggacggcatggcaacccactccagtattcttgcctggagaatccccatggacagaggaacctggcgggctacagtccatggaatcgcaaagagtcagacgtgactgagtgtgTCTCCACTTTAGAGGAGGAACCTCAGGGTCAGAGAATTTAAGTAAATATTCCAAGTGGACACAGTCATTGAAAGGGTGAATTGTTATGCAAATCCAGCTCCTCCTGGTAGAGGCTTAGCTTCTTCCAGGCTACCTGAGTCTCTGAAGACAGTACTGATTAGGATTTATCTCCTTAAAGAACACTGCTACTATTCTTCAGGAAGGCGCTCACTCTTCTTAACTCTAACTGATCAGTTTTTAGTAAACATCTACCATAAAATTCACTGTTCATGGAATCCTTAGTAGCATGTGTTATGCACACGCATTACATCTAATGCTTCACATAGATGACATTATTGGAACCCCACCCCATCTTAGGAGGTAAGCTATAGTGTCCCCActgcacagatgaagaaactcagaAGGATATCAGTGGTTCAGCCAAAATCACAGAGTGGCAGATCTGTATCATTCTCAAGCCCATTCTCCTTCCTGCTACCTCACTGTTAGTCACAACTGTGcactggggaaaggggagggctGCCTCAGGGATGATAGGAACTAGACTCAATTGCGACCGGAAGGCTCCCTCTCttttgtctctgcttctcaagCTTGCTTTGCTGCTTTTCTGCAGAAGGATCCCTTCTCCCCTGTCATTATAGCTTGGGGTCCAGGACTAAGGGGTTCTCTTCTCCCAGTTCCTGTTTAAGACATCCTCAGGAAAGGACTCTGCTTGATCTAGACCCAAATCCCATGGTCCAAGTGGGGCAGGAACAGTGCCCCAAAGTGGAGGCAGCGAGGACGCAGATTCAGATGACCGTGGGAGCCAGGCTTGTAACAAAAAAAAGCAGGCTGGAGGTGGAGGGAAGGGTGGGGCCTGTGACAAATAGCAGAGCCCACTTTGTGCATAAAGAAAATATTGTCCTGTTGAAATGCAGGCTGAGTGTAGCCAGAGATTCTAGTTTTTTTTGAGAAGAGCAAGAAATCTAGACTTTTTAGCATTAAATATCTCGATTATTTTGAAAGCTGTCagctaattaaaaatagatttaaaacatTGCAGGGGCATCACAA
This portion of the Bubalus bubalis isolate 160015118507 breed Murrah chromosome 3, NDDB_SH_1, whole genome shotgun sequence genome encodes:
- the LOC112583951 gene encoding tripartite motif-containing protein 54, yielding MEALSAVLSCPVCMELFTPPVLLLSCSHNFCKQCLELILVCQNCTHVNGQFCCPVCRKVIYLRGRGTNGLQRNILAENILEKFKEELEMLHTKEQNQLAQTCEKHGESVNLMCLSDEEPICGMCKLFGDHKTHPVAKISDAYAERKLNFAKDIQLVLQKSESAAQAVQDMEKLIRELSTSATDTLAMIDAIGDSLLSGIKCRIATLKKQLQSEHCSKLEKLQLVARELEAPRELYQQMKMLLQHHANAVQFLHEHKRLKGEMERLVEGSVSPPVPTKDTISIRRYFQELIRGIDITAFAPPETDQAPASMAGLQEAWQAGCAMQGRLSQQVLEDILCKAVSGSGPKPNQEAKLPRNPSHAYSVQGSEIGSRESTV